GCACTAGGAAGATCCTTCGCTATCGCTTCAGGATGACTGACTTCGCTTAACGCTTCAGGATGACTGACTTTGCTTGGCGCTTTAAGGTGACTAGCTAAATTAATACACGAAGCGATCTAACCAAAAAATACAATCCAAACACCAACAAAGCAATACCAAGGCCTATATTAATGCGTTTTTCTATTTTTTCAGAAAGAAATTTTTTTGCCCATTTAAGCACAAACGTTAAAGTAACAAGATAACTAGCAATACCAAAACCACCTGCAAACAAAAAACATACTTTGTCTAAAGTTGTATAACCATTAATTAAACCAATATCTTTTTGTATCTGGTAAACTGCAAGCCACCAGAATATCATCATAGGGTTTGTAACAGCTAAAGAAAAGCCTGTGACAAAAGAAACTTTCAGATTTTTTATTATATCGCTTTGTGCCGAAACGGAAAATGTTTTTTTATAATTTATCAATGTATGTATACCAAGCACAAACAAAATAATACTTGCCAAAAGCCAAAAAATAGACATTACAGTTTCACTTTTCAAAAAAGGTGCAATACCAAAGAATGCTATAAAACCATACATTGTATCAGACATTGCAGAACCAAGTACAATCATCAAACTTGCGCTTGTTAAATTTGCAAAGGAACGTTTTGCAATCTCTATTTGTGTAGCCCCAACTGGTATTGCTGTAAAATAACCCATTATATAGATAGCAATCAAAGATAATATAAATTTTATATCATGCATTTAAATCCAAATAGTTTTTTATATCAGAAACGATCTCTTTAGTGTTTATACCATAAAAACAACGAACTGTCTTGCATTTTTTTGCAGCTTTGTTTATGCAGGTTATATTTTTGCATGGACTATCTGAAACGTATGATCTGGATATCGCATCCTGCGATGATTTCAAAAAATTTTTTCTATTGGAGTCATACGAGTAAATATTAGCAGGCGTAGCACCAAAAATAGAAAATATTGCAGTTTTATTTTTTAAAGCTTCATTGTGTTCGTTTAACTTATAAGATGATGCAATATGTAAACCGCCTGTATCTGAGCTTATAAAACAATCACAAAAATCAATCAGTGCTGCATAAGCATCAATAGGTAAGTTATTGCTTAAAGGTATAATATGTTTTTTGTTATTAATCATGCTGTATAGTTTTTCCTGAAGGTTTTTTTGTGAAAATGAGGCACTTAAAATAATAGAAACATTATCTAATTTTGATAGTTGATCTAATAGACTAAGCTGTATTTGAAACGGCACAAGTGTAAAAACAGATGTTGCATCTACATTGAAAAAAATTACTTTGTGATTTTTTGGTATTGTATCGTATATTATTTTGGCTTCCTGAATGCTAGAGGAAGAAAGATAGAGGTAATTTTTTTCAAAAGGTATATTTGTGTTAAATATTTCATTTAAAAAAGTGTGTATTGCGTAAGTTATGTGTGTTTTGGTTTGATTGAAGTAGTTATTTGCTACATAGACAGAAAGTCCCATATAGTTTATAAAATTTTTACTGTTTATAGAATGCTTGTTTAAAAAAGGACAAAAATTTATTACAAGATCATAATTATTTTGTTTGATAAGATTGTTTAAATAATT
This portion of the Desulfurella sp. genome encodes:
- a CDS encoding LysE family transporter; its protein translation is MHDIKFILSLIAIYIMGYFTAIPVGATQIEIAKRSFANLTSASLMIVLGSAMSDTMYGFIAFFGIAPFLKSETVMSIFWLLASIILFVLGIHTLINYKKTFSVSAQSDIIKNLKVSFVTGFSLAVTNPMMIFWWLAVYQIQKDIGLINGYTTLDKVCFLFAGGFGIASYLVTLTFVLKWAKKFLSEKIEKRINIGLGIALLVFGLYFLVRSLRVLI